Proteins from a single region of Pyrus communis chromosome 6, drPyrComm1.1, whole genome shotgun sequence:
- the LOC137736415 gene encoding AP2-like ethylene-responsive transcription factor At1g16060 — protein sequence MAKLSHQNQKPNANNNNNATAANNTAITKVKRTRRSVPRDSPPQRSSIYRGVTRHRWTGRYEAHLWDKNCWNESQNKKGRQVYLGAYDDEEAAAHAYDLAALKYWGQDTILNFPLSTYPKELKEMEAQSREEYIGSLRRKSSGFSRGVSKYRGVARHHHNGRWEARIGRVFGNKYLYLGTYATQEEAATAYDMAAIEYRGLNAVTNFDLSRYIKWLKPNGPNNDDNTSPPNPIAIEAKLPNVTRSPNDQGRGPGFFQNLAYSPGEIMTIAQPRPTTATSALGLLLQSSKFKEMMEMTTATDSMPSQPELGTSQCTFPDDIQTYFDCQESSSYADGDDVIFSELNSFMPPMFQCDFTT from the exons ATGGCGAAGTTATCTCATCAAAACCAGAAACCCAATGCAAACAATAACAATAATGCTACTGCAGCTAATAACACTGCTATCACAAAGGTCAAACGAACAAGGAGAAGTGTCCCGAGGGATTCCCCTCCTCAACGTAGCTCAATTTATCGTGGGGTCACCAG ACACCGATGGACTGGCCGATACGAGGCTCATTTGTGGGATAAGAATTGCTGGAATGAATCACAAAACAAGAAGGGCCGCCAAG TCTACCTTG GCGCATATGATGATGAGGAAGCTGCAGCACATGCTTATGACTTGGCAGCACTTAAGTACTGGGGTCAAGATACCATTCTCAACTTTccg TTGTCGACATATCCAAAAGAATTGAAAGAAATGGAAGCTCAATCAAGAGAGGAATATATTGGATCATTGAGAAG GAAGAGCAGTGGTTTTTCTCGGGGAGTTTCCAAATATAGAGGTGTTGCAAG ACATCATCACAACGGAAGATGGGAAGCTCGAATTGGACGAGTCTTTGGGAACAAGTACCTCTATCTCGGGACATATG CTACCCAAGAAGAAGCCGCAACAGCATATGACATGGCGGCTATAGAGTACCGTGGGCTCAATGCTGTCACAAACTTTGACCTCAGCCGTTACATCAAATGGCTAAAACCTAATGGTCCTAACAACGACGACAATACCAGTCCGCCTAACCCTATTGCTATTGAGGCTAAATTGCCAAATGTCACTCGAAGCCCTAATGATCAAGGTCGTGGACCTGGCTTCTTTCAGAACCTTGCATACAGTCCCGGAGAAATCATGACGATAGCTCAACCTAGACCAACCACTGCTACATCAGCCCTAGGTCTCCTTCTTCAGTCATCAAAGTTCAAGGAGATGATGGAAATGACAACAGCCACCGATTCCATGCCATCGCAGCCAGAGTTGGGCACGTCACAGTGCACATTTCCCGATGACATACAGACTTACTTTGACTGCCAAGAATCTAGCAGCTATGCTGATGGAGACGACGTTATCTTCAGCGAGCTCAATTCATTCATGCCACCCATGTTCCAGTGTGATTTCACCACTTAA